From Pleurocapsa sp. PCC 7319:
AATATCAAAGACACTAAAAGTAAGATGAAAAAGACTCTTGGTAACTTATATGGATTAAGAACATGGGTGGAATATGCTTTTCGACAATGCAAACAAGAACTTGGTTGGACTGATTATCGATTTACTAATTTTGCTGAAATTAATAGATGGTGGGAAATTGTCATGAGTACCTATTTGATGATTAGTTTAAATACCCAAGTTTTCTTATCTTTGAATACATCTGATAGTCAAAATCATCAAACAGAAATCTCAGCTAGTTTTACTACTCATCCACAATGGAATTATCAAACTGGATGGAAGAATGTTTTGAATAATTTTCGTCTTCTGATTCAACCAAGCCTTCTTTTGTGGTTAATTTTTCCTTGGCTAGAGATATTTCCTAATTCTTCTTTATTGCTAGGATTACATAACTTAATTGATAGCATCAATCAATTAACAACACTGCCTCTTTCTGGATAAATCTTCTTATTTCCTACTCTTAAATCTCGGAGTCTGACAGAAGAGGGATAGTCACCAACCGAAACGATATAACAAGCACCTCCACCATTCTCAAAAAATAAACGCAGCGTATAGTACATCAAATACTCTTTGCTAGTGGTGATTGTTTAGATGGTTCGAGAGCCAGTTCTTCTCGCTGAAGTAATGTAGAGGTCAGGGAGAATGAATCCGTAGTAGCATTGGCGGCTTCATCGCTAAAAACATACAGGCTGTTGGGTTGGTACTCAGGATCGAGGTCAGTAATACTGAGAAAATGGGGATTATTCAGCTTGAGGAGAAAGGTGAAAATTGCCGACGAGTCTAGTGGAATTACTGGCTGCCGATCGGTTTGCAAAGGCACGAATAGCTGCCAGCCATTTCTCTTGGGTTTACTGACTAAGCGATGGTTATGCAAAATTCGCTGACAGTCATTAGTGGGTTCAATCGTCAAGTCGGCACAAGTTTGCTGTTGATAGTAGTCGTGAAATAACTGAAGACTGAAATAAGGCTGGTAGTTCATAGACTAAACCTTTAATACATCAATTTGTTACAGCAAAGAAGTTTCCGTTAGAATGTTCCTTAGGGCAGTGCCAGTCTCGACTTGCTCAATTTCAGCATCCTGGAAAATCAACATCCTGACTTTATACAAAGCAGAGGGACTACAAGGCATTTCCAGCGATCGCCACAATTCACTTTGCTCCATAAAAGTAAGATTAACCAACTCAGTTGATAGCTGTTGAATTTCTGGGCTGATTTGAGGGAATTTTTTTTGGGTGAACAGACGATAACTCCGAAAGAATTTTAAAACCAGAGAAAGAATTCTTAGCCCCTCTGCATAGTCCTTGAAATTAGCCACAAACATCAAATGAAAGTTCAGATCGAGATGGGGTATTTCTGCTTGGTTGCCTTGACTTGACAAATGATTGATCCGAGTTGCCCCAGAGCGAAAAGTCCGTTCCTCCTCCAAATTCACCATCAAGGACGTAATGGCATTGTTCTGCATCACAATTTCTTTCGGGAGTTGGATTTCAGGAAACTGGACAACATCTTCCCTCTGTCCACCGGTTTTGATCTTGATATAGTTACTTAGCTCTTCTTTAAAGAAGACAAGAGCCCTATCTAACATAGCGATCAACCTACTAAAACAATAAGGACGAGAACAAAGCCTTGAAATTTAAATTTAATATAATCCTAAATATTCTTTATAAGCCCAAAAAACTTGGCAAATTCATTTATTTGATGTCCTAATAAACTTATCAGAATCCTATCATGTCAATACTGCTATCAAGATAAAGCTCGTTATATCTTGTAACAATCTGCATTTAACTGTGATACTTCTCGATTTTCAAAGGACAATTGTAATCTAAAATGAAAGCAATAATAATTAAGAAAAAAATATAGCATTATTTATGTATAGATTAGGACATTTTTATAGTCAGTGCTAATTTATTCTCGATCCTTACTAACTAACAAATTTACTTGTCCTAATTAAACCTTGTACGGCTATAGATAGGACAAGCCTACTTTTCTGTCCAACCTTGCAATTCTTCCGTGGTGAGTAATTTTTCGAGTTTACTATAGTCCCGTTGGGCAGCAAGGCGGATCTGTTCCATCGAGATCGGACTATTAGTCTGAGCTGCTAAAAATGCTGAAGTGAGGGCGATGTTGCGAATATTGCCTCCTGCAACTTTCAGCTGTCCGAGTTTACTATAGTCCAACCCTTGGCGAGGAGTTTGGCTGGGGAAGATATGTTGCCAGATTTTGGTGCGGGCTGTTGCATCGGGAAAAGGGAAAGAAACAATAAACTGTAGACGGCGCAGAAATGCTCGATCCAGGTTTTGTTTGAGGTTACTGGTAAGTATCGCTAGACCACTGTAGGTTTCTATGCGTTGGAGTAGATAGCTAACTTCGATGTTTGCATGGCGGTCGTGGCTATCTTTTACTTCGGTGCGCTTGCCAAATAGGGCATCAGCTTCGTCAAATAAAAGTATCACGCCACCGGATTCGGCTGCGTCAAAAATGCGCCGTAGATTTTTTTCGGTTTCGCCAATATATTTACTGACAACAGTGCTGAGGTCAATGCGATATAAATCTAGCTGACAAACTTGAGCTAAAACTTCTGCTGCCATGGTTTTTCCTGTACCGCTTTCTCCATGGAACAAGGCACTAATACCTAAACCCCGATCGCCTTTCTTAGCGAACCCCCAGTCTTGATAGATCCGAGAACGATATTTTAAACGGGTGGCAATATCTTCTAATAGTTGACGCGGGCGATCGGGTAAAACTAGTTCCTCCCAGGTTGCTCTGGCTTCAATGCGTTGGGCTAGAGCATCTAAATTTGGTCGGGCTTGGAGGCGGCAGAGATGCCAAAGTCGATCTTGGTGCTTCCTCGATTTTTGTGGTGGGTTTGAGGAATTGTTCTTGTCTTCATTTTTAAATGTTGAAAGATTTGGCTCATCTTCTGGAGTATCTTGTTGCAGCCTAAATTGGCTACAAATCTTCTGAATGGCGGTGGGGGTGAGATTGAATTGGGTGACTAGGGTATCCACATAGCCATTTAACTCTCTTGGGGTAGAACCTAGATGCTGATGCCAAAGGTCTGTTTGTTCCTGATGGGGTAGAGAGGGGACTTCTAAGACGATCGCCTGACGGCGTAATGTAACCTTCGAGTCGGGACTACTGAAAATAACTGGCGTACTAATTATTTCGAGAAAAAGAGCGATCGCTGCCTGTTTTGAAGGATCGGATAAGGTATGAAGATCTGATTCGAGCAGTAACACGCTATTGCTGAGAATGGCTTCCCGCTCCCAATGGCGTTGGCAGATTTTGAGGTCATCAAGATTGGTGGGAAGAACAGCAACAGGAAGAGTCATGATCTGAAATCCAAGATTTCCACAGGCAGCAACCGCAATCTGTTGATTCGTAGTAGCATCAATGCCAGAAAGGGTTATCGGAGGTAATGAGGGCTGGGATGTCGAGTTTGACCAAGCCGTAATAATCTGTTGAGTCAGGGTTGCATGGGAAGGTAGTAAAGAGTCAATGCCTTGGACAGAAATAGGTTGGAGCCAATTGCTTAGTTGAGGCGATCGCCCAGGCTCTCCCAGCAGATAACAAAGAATACGGCAATCGATTTGGAGCGGTGAATGGGTCAGTAGGCGCTTCGGTTCGGTGTGGATGAGCTGCCAATAGTGCAGTGGATTTTGGGGAGAAAGTACAGACCAATCAGCATCGGGAAAAGCCGAGAGAGCAAGCCCTAAGGTGGCATACCCCGCAGTATCATCCTGGTGGGCTTGGGCACAGAGAGCTGGAAAATTAGGTTCTATTTCTATTGCCGCACAAAGCAGCAAAATAATTCGCTCAAAGGGGGATAGCCGAAATTTTTCGCCAATTAGGGCGATCGCCCTAGGTTCTGTGGATAATATATTTACCGTGGCAGAATCTGTTTCCCCTTTGATGTAGCTTTCTAAAGCTTCATTAAGATACTGAAAACTGAGGAAAAGTTCACTAGTTGGATTTGTCATTTCTGATCGAGCTAAAGGCAATTCGAAGGCTAGGCATAGGCCTAATGTCATCTGAGATCTGTTCTATCTCACCATGACAGCTCTTCTAACAGAAATGAAATAGTTTTTGATGTTTAAACGGCGATCAACAGAAAAAAGATTGCCACTATGCAAACATTTACAGCCAAGCCATTTATTTTTCCTCTAACAACTGCCAGAATATAAGATATTACCTTAATCGGGTTTAATAGATTTTTTTCGCTCTCGAATACTAACAGTTCTCAAAATTCCCCTTAATTTACCTCTGGAATTAGGGTTGTCCTATGAATACTTACGCTTCTCCTTCTAAGTCTTTCAAAAAAGCTGCTGCTGTCTCCAGAGATCCGAAGAATATCTCTCGAAAGGTTTCTCAGAGAAAAGAGGATGATAGTTTCAATGCACAGATAGGAAATGCTGAATCAGAGAGGTTAAGAGAAAAGCCACTGCGGTTAGGCAATATGATGGCGAATATAAGGGCATCATCTCCAGGCTCAAATACAGCAAATAGCAATACTAGCTTAGTTTCAGCTACTTCTTTCAAAGCAACGTCTGGACATGCTTTATCAACGGGCAGAGCCATCCAAAGAAAGTTAACTATTGGCAGACCCAACGATCTCTATAAGCAGCAAGGGGATCGGGTAACATCCCAGGTAAAACAACAAATAAATGCCCCCGCTTCTACTCAGTCATCTCAAGGGCAATCTGTACAGCGACAGGAAGCGACAGGGGATTTGTCATCTGCGATCGCCAATGTGCGGTTGTCGGC
This genomic window contains:
- a CDS encoding ATP-binding protein, which produces MTNPTSELFLSFQYLNEALESYIKGETDSATVNILSTEPRAIALIGEKFRLSPFERIILLLCAAIEIEPNFPALCAQAHQDDTAGYATLGLALSAFPDADWSVLSPQNPLHYWQLIHTEPKRLLTHSPLQIDCRILCYLLGEPGRSPQLSNWLQPISVQGIDSLLPSHATLTQQIITAWSNSTSQPSLPPITLSGIDATTNQQIAVAACGNLGFQIMTLPVAVLPTNLDDLKICQRHWEREAILSNSVLLLESDLHTLSDPSKQAAIALFLEIISTPVIFSSPDSKVTLRRQAIVLEVPSLPHQEQTDLWHQHLGSTPRELNGYVDTLVTQFNLTPTAIQKICSQFRLQQDTPEDEPNLSTFKNEDKNNSSNPPQKSRKHQDRLWHLCRLQARPNLDALAQRIEARATWEELVLPDRPRQLLEDIATRLKYRSRIYQDWGFAKKGDRGLGISALFHGESGTGKTMAAEVLAQVCQLDLYRIDLSTVVSKYIGETEKNLRRIFDAAESGGVILLFDEADALFGKRTEVKDSHDRHANIEVSYLLQRIETYSGLAILTSNLKQNLDRAFLRRLQFIVSFPFPDATARTKIWQHIFPSQTPRQGLDYSKLGQLKVAGGNIRNIALTSAFLAAQTNSPISMEQIRLAAQRDYSKLEKLLTTEELQGWTEK
- a CDS encoding Pvc16 family protein, yielding MLDRALVFFKEELSNYIKIKTGGQREDVVQFPEIQLPKEIVMQNNAITSLMVNLEEERTFRSGATRINHLSSQGNQAEIPHLDLNFHLMFVANFKDYAEGLRILSLVLKFFRSYRLFTQKKFPQISPEIQQLSTELVNLTFMEQSELWRSLEMPCSPSALYKVRMLIFQDAEIEQVETGTALRNILTETSLL